From one Pieris brassicae chromosome 5, ilPieBrab1.1, whole genome shotgun sequence genomic stretch:
- the LOC123709809 gene encoding 60S ribosomal protein L14, producing MPFARYVEPGRVALVANGSLKGKLVSIVDVIDQTRVLVDGPGSGVARQKIRLNQLHLTKFRLSYPFTAPTRVVRKAWTDAKLNEKWDASQWAQKLANKQKRAQMTDYDRFKLTSARVKRNRARTAVFKSLKTKAARSGAFGKRNVPKSAERKPRTKKAPAKPAKK from the coding sequence ATGCCGTTCGCGCGTTATGTGGAACCAGGGCGAGTTGCCCTGGTAGCAAATGGATCCTTAAAAGGAAAACTTGTCAGCATTGTTGATGTCATAGATCAGACTCGTGTGTTGGTTGATGGCCCCGGCAGCGGTGTCGCCCGTCAGAAGATTCGGCTTAATCAATTACATCTTACAAAATTCCGTCTCAGTTACCCCTTCACAGCCCCCACACGTGTCGTAAGAAAAGCATGGACAGACGCTAAACTTAACGAAAAATGGGATGCAAGCCAATGGGCCCAAAAGCTtgcaaacaaacaaaagcGAGCGCAAATGACTGACTACGACAGGTTTAAACTTACTTCAGCGAGAGTTAAGCGTAACCGTGCAAGAACAGCGGTCTTCAAAAGCCTTAAAACTAAAGCAGCACGAAGTGGTGCTTTTGGAAAGAGGAATGTCCCCAAATCAGCTGAAAGAAAGCCCCGTACGAAGAAGGCACCTGCTAAACCAGCAAAGAAGTAA